In the genome of Chryseobacterium arthrosphaerae, one region contains:
- a CDS encoding alpha-ketoglutarate-dependent dioxygenase AlkB family protein, which translates to MLSLFEDISDHPLNILPHDGTVHYYGKVFSKEKSGFYYDYLLNQIPWEHDEAMIFGKLILTKRKVAWFGEKPFEYTYSKRTKLAKFWTPELLELKKKCEEVSGETYNSCLLNLYHDGSEGMAYHSDGETDLKKHGAIASLTFGAERKFLLKHKKTKEKVEIFLENGSLLIMKGTTQDNWLHRLPPTTKVKTPRVNLTFRTIEE; encoded by the coding sequence ATGCTAAGCCTGTTTGAAGATATATCCGATCATCCCTTAAACATTCTTCCACATGACGGAACCGTTCATTACTACGGAAAAGTTTTCTCAAAAGAGAAATCCGGTTTTTATTATGATTATTTACTCAATCAGATTCCATGGGAACATGATGAAGCAATGATTTTTGGAAAACTGATCCTGACCAAAAGAAAAGTGGCCTGGTTTGGAGAAAAACCCTTTGAGTATACCTATTCAAAGAGAACAAAGCTGGCAAAATTCTGGACTCCCGAATTATTGGAGCTGAAGAAAAAATGTGAAGAAGTTTCCGGTGAAACCTATAACTCATGCCTTCTTAATTTATACCATGATGGAAGCGAAGGAATGGCTTATCACAGCGATGGGGAAACCGACCTGAAAAAACATGGTGCTATAGCCTCTCTGACCTTCGGAGCGGAGAGAAAATTCCTGCTTAAGCATAAAAAGACAAAAGAAAAAGTAGAAATATTCCTTGAAAACGGCAGCCTGCTGATCATGAAAGGAACCACCCAGGACAACTGGCTTCACAGATTACCCCCTACAACAAAAGTGAAAACGCCAAGAGTAAACCTTACCTTCAGAACGATTGAAGAATAA